The following are from one region of the Microbacterium paraoxydans genome:
- a CDS encoding zinc-ribbon domain-containing protein: protein MPESVQQWWARRQFSRGLDVPYAVGTYRAAWAAYPELIRQYHPELNHGIALSQIPLAADVLLCWECAVGHLFAATPTEQRERPGRVRRRSSWCPECTALARPQPVILGEARALPARPKKRAPALCTKTPALPTGTAFLSACAPKPASAAEGKLRQALTERLLFPDDVNAIKVARPYFRHTEVWPDILLPELRIAIEYDTVGRHGLEHVGKREEADRRKDRAVRGAGWEVVRVRMGKLEPLGPFDLPLASLGASGIARLIDRLRDIRGALLVDAYLR from the coding sequence GTGCCCGAGTCCGTGCAGCAGTGGTGGGCGAGACGCCAGTTCTCGCGCGGACTCGACGTGCCCTACGCGGTCGGCACCTATCGGGCGGCGTGGGCGGCCTACCCCGAGCTCATCCGCCAGTACCACCCGGAGCTCAATCACGGCATCGCGCTCTCGCAGATCCCGTTGGCGGCCGATGTGCTGCTCTGCTGGGAGTGCGCCGTCGGTCACCTGTTCGCGGCGACGCCGACCGAGCAGCGCGAACGCCCGGGGCGGGTGCGACGGCGCTCGTCCTGGTGCCCCGAATGCACGGCACTCGCGCGTCCGCAGCCCGTGATCCTCGGGGAGGCGCGGGCGCTCCCCGCACGCCCGAAGAAGCGGGCGCCGGCGCTGTGCACGAAGACTCCCGCGCTGCCGACGGGCACCGCGTTCCTGAGCGCGTGCGCTCCGAAACCGGCCTCGGCCGCGGAGGGGAAGCTCCGGCAGGCGCTCACCGAACGGCTGCTGTTCCCCGACGACGTCAACGCGATCAAGGTCGCGCGGCCGTACTTCCGGCATACGGAGGTATGGCCCGACATCCTGCTCCCGGAGCTGCGGATCGCGATCGAGTACGACACGGTCGGCCGGCACGGGCTCGAGCACGTCGGGAAGAGGGAGGAGGCCGATCGCCGGAAGGACCGCGCGGTACGCGGCGCCGGCTGGGAGGTGGTGCGCGTGCGGATGGGGAAGCTCGAACCACTCGGGCCGTTCGACCTCCCGCTCGCCTCCCTCGGCGCGAGCGGCATCGCCCGGCTGATCGACCGGCTCCGCGACATCCGCGGCGCCCTCCTGGTCGACGCCTACTTACGCTGA